TTTGCGACCCCTTATAAATTTTCCgcctaaaaaatttaataattatcgATTAGGTTTTGTGATATGCCAAAGGATTGGATGGATCTACCGAGGTATAGCGAAGAGTATATCAATGGTGTTATTAGTTTTTTAGACTTTGCATACTCTGAGGGAGAACCGGACGGACGACAAATTCAATGCCAATGTAAGACACTTGGTAATTATTGATTTCAGTTTTTTTATTCAGCACAAGAGCATATAACAATTACCTATAATCTTGCAGACCAAGTTTCTCCTCCCAGATAGTGGAGAAAAGTGGGTAATGCAAGCTATTCGAGATGCTTGGAAGCGGTTCAAAGGAAAGATTAAGCAAAAGCACTTCGTTCCCTATGATACTATTGAAGATATGGTGAAGAATCGACCCCCACAAGTACCTGAAAGTGGTTTCATAAAATTGATCTATTATTGGAGTCATCCTCTAATCCAGGTAAAAGACTATATATGTCGAATTTTCATGTGAAACTATTTGACTACTGAAAGAGCAATATGGTATTTAGTTATTAGTGTGAAGTAGCTCTACTGATTGGATCTgaattattgttattaaaagaaaatttattaagTGTTTCAGCATTATGTGATGTCTATATGCCTTTTTACTTGGCTAGCTACTATTTTATCTCATTGCAaaggtattattttttatctgaAAGTTATATGCATAGCTTCTGGTGAATGGCAGAATAGCTTTTTAGACCATACTGAATCTATGGTTTAGAAGAGGAGAAGGTGAATGGCtccttttttactttttttttcccttgaatttacttttgtaatttttctgcaTCTGATGCTTCTGATTTGGAAGTGGGGTTCTGTTCTGTTTCTTGAGTTGGGGACCTGATTCTTTAAGCTTTCAATCTGGAAACAGTTATAAATTTGATACAGTTCTGCATAGGATGCAACTGATATAACACTAATTGTGGTGTGGACTACTTGAAAAAATTGAATTATCCATAGGTTTTGGTTGCTTCTGTAAATAGTTGTGGTTAAAAACCTTTGTATAGTCATCTATCAAGTTCTATTTTTCAATGTGCTATAACACTTTCTGccaaattattttttcatttaattttagtaataGACTTTCTCATGAAAACCACATCTGAATTTTGCTTTTAGTGGATTGGCTTATATGTATGTATACTTTGTTTCTTGTGTTATGTGTATAATTATTCTTTGTAGATCTCATAGCTATGTAGTTTTGTTCCATTCATATGTTATAAGTTATCcactcattttttttaatttcacagGGTTTAGGGGATACCCGGGTAATACTTACTTGTTCAATGAGAATGCTACTATGTTGGAAATTGAACTCGACATAGGTCACTAGAATTAATTGATTGAATGATAAGGGGTTTGGGTAAGCATATTTTACACGAGATGAGATGTCGCTGGAATTTACTTGATCATGTGAAGTGTGAATTTTTACAGTTGTGAAAAAACTGAACAGGTGCTCCAATGTATTATAAATAGATCTTTTATGCTTGCTTTTGGGTATTGTTCAGTGCTTTAGCTTAATAATGCACCCTTGCTAGTAGATTTTCCTAACTTATTATGATGCACGTTTTAGCAACTGTATGCTAACTTTTTATTTACTTCCAGTCAATAAGTCAAAGAAACAAGCAACACAAGGAAAATGTGAAGTTTCCACATCGCATGGGGCCAATTAATTTCGGAAGAGTACGAGTGGCTATGGTAAATAGTagatttatatttattagaatttatattTGCATAAATTGAAGGAAGAAATCGAAGTATGATCTTGTTTTGCAGCGAGCaacaaaggaaacaaaggaGGAGCCAAAAAGGTTTGAGATGTTCATTGTTACCCGAACAAGTCGGAAGAGGAAAGAAGTGGATGAGGAAACACAAACTGCTGTTGTAAGAGTTCATTGAATCATTCATAATTACATTTCAAATTTAGGATACGGTAACTAActcaattttaaatatttcttcTATACAGGAAGACTTCCAACACCGCCAAGTTGTTGGTGAAACAGAAGAGGAAGCATTTGAGGCCATATTCGGGAAAGAACAACCAGGTCGGGTAAGGTTGTATGGAAGATCTGTGACAAAGACTGATTTAAAAAAACATGCTGAAATTAATGAAATCAAGAATCAGCACAAAGAGGAAGTGTCCAGTCTGAAGGATAAACTTGGACACATGGAGGCCCAACAGCAAAAACAAGAGGCCAAACAGCAAAAACAAGACGAAGAAATTCATGGGTTGCGAAATATGATCAAGTTATTACTGCAGCGATCAGAACCTGGAATGAGGCCAGAAGAACTAGAAGCTTTATTACAAGACGCCCAACAGTCTCCTATTGATGCGAATAGCAGCCATGGATCAACACATTTTCCGAACTTAGATGTGGTATGTCCTTATCTATTCCTTGTTCCATAGTTTTTTACTTGCATTTACATTAATTGCTATGACTGAAAATGTTTGTTGGCTTTATTAACACTGAAGTTGTATTGCTATGGCTGAAAGTTGTATTCTGAAGTTGTATAGccatgttattttttttagtatatgCTTTCTTGGTTTACTATGACTACGTGTTCCATTTAGTTTTATAATTACGAATGtcattatgaatatttttttaactactTTTCTATATAATTATGCAGGGTAACAATGAAGATTAAGCAATGAAGATTAAGTTGACTATTATTGTGGTTTATTGGCTAAGATAGAATGCTATTTAGAATCTTTACATGTATGGTTGACTAATGATTTTTATTAGAAGATACTTTTATTGGCTAAGTGATATTATGGTTTTGATATGGCTATGCTTACTTTAGTTTGACTTGTATGAATTTTTACAGTTAACTTTATTCTAGTACTTTTGGATCaatgttataaatatattttggttagagacaatttttattatataaagaaattatttagtataattatgtatttattttattttgtaatattcaattcatttatacatgtaatcatattaactattatgttgtattaataattattattagataattatatatatatatatatatatatatatatatatatatatacagaaaaaaaggacctaaggctacacttatatgtacagtagctatagtatacagaaaaaaaaagagacctaaggctacgcttatataccgtagctatagtatacagaaaaaaaagacttaaggctacgcttatatacagtagctatagtatacaggaaaaaaaaagagggacctaaggctacgcttataAAAAATAGCTATGGTATACAATGTGGCAACACTTTACAAGTGATGCAGTAGCgttaaaaagcgtagcctattctggaAGAACAAaagctgaaaagcgtagcctttggtcatggacagcatcacttgaaaagcgtagcctattcccaAACGCCAAAAGTGTAGCCTTTGgtgcagaaaagcgtagcctttgagaataggcaacggccgaataggaatcaccccaaaaagcgtagccgtagcccaaaaagcgtagccgaagcctaaggcatcattttttttcacttttggctacacttttcaagtgtacctgaatgggtatttttcttgtagtgacaGTAACTAAAGGGTTTTCGAAACGAAAAACGCTTACCAAAACTAAGAAAGAACAGCTGAATCAAGCAGCGGTAGCCCTGGCGGTGGTTCCAGCAACAACCGTGCTACACCCGATAACCAGAACGGCAACAATCAGAACTCAAACCTTTGTTACCATACCTCAGAGTCTTTAACCAAGCATAACAGAATACTGACTAAAAGGGCTTTTCGAAATGAACATGCTTACCGCAACAAGGGAAGAACAACTACACCGAGTAGCGGCAGCTCCGATGGTGGTTCCAGCAACACCTGAGCTACACCCGAAGAGCAGAACGGTGGAAGCAGCGATGCAGCCGCTCCGAATGGCAAGCAAAGGCGACGGACAACATCAGCGGCGGTGAATGGCAGTAGAGACAGTACGGATCTGAGGCAGTGAGGCACGGCCGCACGAACAAAAACCCTTCCTCCGCCGATCTCTCTCTCCCCCCGAGCTTCCTCCTCTGCGACGGTAATGGCGACAGCTCAGCAACGACGGCAATAGCAGCGCTGCCCTTCCTATCCACACACAcgcgctctctctctctctttctagCGTCAGGCTTATGTCTCCCCTCCTTCTCATTCGCAGTTCTATTTCCGGCGCGGCCCAACGATGATCGACGACAAAAATCTGATGAGGTCGACGGTGCTGTGCTTCCTCCATGCTTGCAAGCTCGACGGTGGCGAAGCAGTGAGGATGACGGAACTGGCGGCAAGGTGTGGCAGGTTGAACAGCGGCGGCAACACGGCAGTGGCGAGGCCCACCGGTGCCAGCGCCcctccctcttctcttcttctccctgATTCTGTTTTCCCCTTCCCCTTGttcatttgtttctttctttctttttccttttgccTCTGCGTGTGTGTCTAAAGTAGAGGGGCAGCAGCTGCTGCTGAGTCTTGGTATGAAACGGGTAACTGGGTTAGGGTTTCAGGGTTAGGGTTGTATGTGTTGAGTTTTAGGATTAGGGTAAAATTAGGTACAAGgataattttgtaatttcaaataaaagtagagataatatagtaattagaaataaattttaatccaacaataataatgtataaaaatactatttgttaatcaatttcacaaattattttcaataaaaagttCAAACccaataattagaaataatataattaaattctttattttcCCAAAACAGctgtattaatattttaaaatgttaattatttagtccaaattatataaaattcttattatttcataactattgactttataatttaaatatagaaaataatccaataattgtaaaattggataataatcttaatttatttcaatttcaattaattGAAACTTGCTTTAATTATCGTTAATAAagaaatttctgaaattaaagctacaaaaatattgaatttgaaattagcTCATGATAgtcctttttcaaaagttctgaGTCTTACATAATCTGTATTTTCATAGTCAACGTGATTAAACGATCTGAATGTGCGACCATggtcaattccatggcattcaATACAACACAGACTAGGTCTGGTCCAAAGAGAAGTTTGGATGAGGAGGAACAGGTGATTTCTGTCAACACAGAAGTGATCAAAGAGGGAGTGGAGAGGTGTAAACAAAGTTTAATTAGGAGATTATTGGTTAATCGAGCCTTTTTTGAAATGGGGCTCCTTAGTTCTTCAATAACTTTATTCTCAATTTGAAACAATGGAAGGAGGAGGAACCAATTGAAGAGGCAATTTTCTCACATATCCCTGATAAACcacgttttgacggtttatcttgtattgattttaagagaatttatcaccttttacccacatttattcaatgaaatagcatggttttgtgattgtctccttatttgtgcttagatgtgaaaacatgct
This sequence is a window from Arachis stenosperma cultivar V10309 chromosome 10, arast.V10309.gnm1.PFL2, whole genome shotgun sequence. Protein-coding genes within it:
- the LOC130957316 gene encoding uncharacterized protein LOC130957316, with amino-acid sequence MGDSYHLIPIVFSQAKGVAVWDPEGNKYLDFLSAYSAVNQTKFLLPDSGEKWVMQAIRDAWKRFKGKIKQKHFVPYDTIEDMVKNRPPQVPESGFRGYPGNTYLFNENATMLEIELDIVVKKLNRCSNSISQRNKQHKENVKFPHRMGPINFGRVRVAMRATKETKEEPKRFEMFIVTRTSRKRKEVDEETQTAVEDFQHRQVVGETEEEAFEAIFGKEQPGRVRLYGRSVTKTDLKKHAEINEIKNQHKEEVSSLKDKLGHMEAQQQKQEAKQQKQDEEIHGLRNMIKLLLQRSEPGMRPEELEALLQDAQQSPIDANSSHGSTHFPNLDVGNNED